The following are encoded in a window of Roseivirga misakiensis genomic DNA:
- a CDS encoding DMT family transporter has translation MSKGVLYMLLATLIFAIMNVLIKFLPNIPAIEIILFRSIVSFLMSGISLKVKKIPLLGTNRKILFFRGLAGAIALIMFFTTLQEIPLASAVTLMFLSPIFTSILGIWIVKEKVNNLQWLFFAISFAGIVMIKGFDTRISTLMALLGVGAAFFSGVAYNMIRKLKTSEHPLVIIFYFPLVTLPIVSIYSGFNWVMPEGEEWVYLLGVGVLTQFAQYFMTKSYQSEELAKVANINFIGIIYALGFGYVFFDESFNLQTYLGMTAVMLGVVLNVTFKNRKKREVISG, from the coding sequence ATGTCAAAAGGAGTTCTTTATATGCTTTTGGCCACGCTCATTTTTGCAATTATGAACGTGCTCATTAAGTTCCTTCCAAACATTCCTGCAATAGAGATCATATTGTTCAGGTCAATTGTTTCCTTTCTGATGTCCGGTATTTCACTTAAGGTAAAGAAAATACCATTGCTCGGTACGAATCGTAAAATTCTCTTCTTTAGAGGTCTTGCAGGAGCCATTGCATTGATAATGTTTTTTACGACACTTCAGGAAATTCCTTTAGCCAGTGCTGTCACGTTGATGTTTCTTAGCCCAATATTTACATCCATTTTGGGTATCTGGATCGTAAAGGAAAAAGTAAACAATCTCCAATGGTTATTCTTCGCTATTTCTTTTGCAGGTATAGTGATGATCAAAGGCTTTGATACTCGAATTTCTACTTTAATGGCCCTGTTGGGTGTTGGTGCGGCCTTCTTTTCAGGCGTTGCTTATAACATGATTAGAAAGCTAAAGACGTCCGAACATCCGTTGGTTATCATCTTTTATTTCCCATTAGTCACCTTGCCGATCGTTAGTATTTATTCTGGCTTCAATTGGGTAATGCCTGAAGGAGAAGAATGGGTTTATTTATTGGGTGTTGGCGTATTAACTCAGTTTGCACAATATTTTATGACCAAATCATATCAGTCTGAAGAGCTGGCAAAAGTGGCCAATATTAATTTTATTGGAATCATCTATGCCCTAGGTTTTGGCTACGTGTTTTTCGACGAGAGTTTTAATCTGCAAACCTACTTAGGGATGACCGCAGTGATGTTGGGCGTAGTACTAAATGTGACATTTAAAAACAGAAAAAAGCGTGAAGTTATATCAGGTTGA
- a CDS encoding MFS transporter — translation MLPIQKNFKKSFFVLLSLPATAMGFALSVQIAALSWILNTKFGFDLHEIGIVWAAGPLAGIIGQVIIGIVSDKVWFWGGRRRPFILIGGLIAALMLLALPNIDKIGNALGVEEILGVAIAVALSLDLAINISFNPTRSIIADVTPEGDVRTSGYTWMQTISGFFGVIAYLIGAFVSNYTLIYLGAALVFIFSIFPTLFISEPKTLDASEGDDSKSQGGTTNMPEFIKICIAHAFTWLGVQTMFVYTFAYIKENIMGFGTADTLADAQNDEIGFITGVSFAVLNTVGFLLPALVLEPITKKIGRVKTHMLCIATMAIGYVLIILFGQTSTTFFVLMVVVGVGWAAVVSLPFAIMSEKVDQRKMGLFMGLFNLSVVVPQLVASALGKFINDQADKSVIFIISAIALGISAVLWLLVKESNSTSSKLSPSGGH, via the coding sequence ATGCTTCCCATTCAAAAGAATTTCAAAAAGTCATTTTTTGTATTACTCAGCTTGCCAGCCACGGCCATGGGCTTTGCCTTGTCTGTGCAAATTGCTGCTTTAAGCTGGATTCTAAACACCAAATTTGGATTCGACTTACATGAAATAGGTATAGTTTGGGCGGCCGGTCCCCTTGCCGGAATCATCGGCCAAGTGATCATTGGAATAGTAAGTGATAAAGTTTGGTTTTGGGGAGGTAGAAGGCGGCCATTCATCTTGATAGGAGGTTTAATTGCTGCTTTGATGCTCTTAGCCCTTCCCAATATCGATAAGATTGGAAATGCACTAGGTGTTGAGGAAATTCTAGGCGTCGCGATCGCCGTAGCTTTGTCACTGGATTTAGCGATCAATATCAGTTTTAACCCAACAAGGTCAATTATCGCAGATGTAACCCCCGAAGGAGATGTCCGAACGAGTGGCTATACTTGGATGCAAACAATCTCTGGTTTCTTCGGCGTTATCGCTTATCTCATTGGTGCATTCGTGAGTAATTACACGCTAATCTATCTGGGGGCGGCCTTAGTATTCATCTTTTCCATTTTCCCTACCCTATTCATATCGGAACCGAAAACACTTGATGCAAGCGAGGGCGACGACTCAAAGAGTCAAGGTGGTACGACCAACATGCCCGAGTTTATCAAAATATGCATTGCTCATGCATTCACCTGGTTGGGTGTCCAAACTATGTTCGTATATACGTTTGCCTACATAAAAGAAAATATAATGGGCTTCGGCACAGCCGATACACTAGCCGATGCTCAAAATGACGAGATTGGATTTATTACTGGTGTTTCCTTTGCAGTGCTAAATACTGTTGGGTTTTTACTCCCTGCTTTAGTCTTAGAACCGATAACAAAGAAAATCGGTCGCGTTAAAACGCATATGCTGTGCATTGCTACAATGGCTATTGGGTATGTCTTGATCATTCTATTCGGTCAAACCTCCACTACATTTTTCGTCCTAATGGTAGTAGTAGGCGTGGGATGGGCCGCGGTTGTGAGTTTGCCTTTCGCCATCATGTCTGAAAAAGTAGATCAGCGAAAAATGGGGCTCTTTATGGGGCTCTTTAACTTATCAGTAGTCGTCCCTCAATTGGTAGCATCTGCGCTTGGTAAGTTTATTAACGATCAGGCCGATAAATCTGTAATATTCATTATCAGTGCTATAGCGCTCGGGATTTCGGCTGTTCTATGGCTCCTAGTTAAAGAAAGTAATTCTACATCTTCAAAATTAAGTCCATCTGGTGGACATTAA
- a CDS encoding methyltransferase domain-containing protein translates to MKRDTEIVKLDSDYWTSRYEKGQTGWDLGSVSTPIKEYIDQLDDKSIKILIPGAGNAYEAEYLWNSGFKNIYVVDLSQNPLDNLKSRVPGIPNAQLIKGDFFDLADQFDLILEQTFFCALNPQLRKSYVNKMNLLLVPGGKLVGLLFNFPLTENGPPFGGSKEEYLSLFESKFKIDTMETAYNSIKPRMGNELFIKTVKSKV, encoded by the coding sequence TTGAAAAGAGATACAGAAATTGTTAAACTCGATAGCGACTATTGGACCTCACGCTATGAGAAAGGTCAGACAGGTTGGGATTTAGGTAGCGTATCTACGCCCATAAAAGAATACATCGATCAGCTTGACGATAAATCAATCAAAATTTTGATTCCAGGAGCTGGTAATGCTTATGAGGCAGAGTACCTGTGGAACTCTGGATTTAAGAATATTTATGTGGTCGACTTGTCGCAAAACCCTTTGGATAATCTTAAAAGTAGAGTTCCAGGTATACCAAATGCACAATTGATAAAAGGAGACTTTTTCGACTTAGCAGATCAATTTGACTTAATTCTTGAGCAAACATTCTTTTGTGCTTTAAACCCGCAGTTGAGAAAGAGCTACGTTAATAAAATGAACTTGCTTTTGGTGCCAGGTGGTAAATTAGTTGGGTTACTGTTCAATTTTCCACTAACTGAGAATGGACCTCCTTTTGGTGGGAGCAAAGAAGAGTATCTTTCGCTATTTGAATCAAAATTTAAGATCGATACCATGGAAACAGCTTATAATTCCATAAAGCCTAGAATGGGAAATGAGCTTTTTATAAAGACGGTAAAATCAAAAGTTTAG
- a CDS encoding PhzF family phenazine biosynthesis protein → MKLYQVDSFTKEVFRGNPAAVCIVDRELSEAQMQSIALEMNLSETAFVRLGEESCDLRWFTPAREVPLCGHATLASAFVLFEEGYWNKTEPIIFNTLSGQLIVTKNSNGSLSMDFPSTIPNKADEDINKIEKLFGGEVIETLRIPGELIVILKNPEDLFSTDPDSGVIASLAKNGVIVSVWCGNEQYDFASRYFAPNLGIKEDPVTGFMHTILTPYWANRKGQDSFKALQASSRSGDLWLTLKGDRVVITGNAVKVFESNFDF, encoded by the coding sequence GTGAAGTTATATCAGGTTGATTCGTTTACGAAGGAGGTATTTAGAGGTAACCCTGCAGCTGTTTGTATAGTCGATCGTGAGTTATCGGAGGCACAAATGCAAAGTATAGCCTTGGAGATGAATCTTTCCGAAACGGCTTTTGTGAGGTTAGGCGAGGAGTCCTGTGATTTAAGGTGGTTTACACCAGCCAGAGAAGTGCCGCTTTGTGGGCATGCTACTTTGGCATCGGCGTTTGTCTTATTTGAAGAGGGATATTGGAACAAAACTGAGCCAATTATTTTTAACACGCTGAGTGGTCAATTAATTGTAACTAAGAACAGTAATGGTTCATTGTCCATGGACTTTCCGTCTACCATACCGAATAAAGCGGATGAGGACATCAATAAAATTGAAAAACTATTTGGGGGAGAGGTTATAGAAACCTTAAGAATCCCCGGTGAATTAATAGTTATTCTAAAGAATCCGGAGGACTTGTTCAGTACCGATCCTGATTCGGGTGTTATAGCAAGTCTAGCCAAAAACGGCGTGATCGTTTCAGTCTGGTGTGGGAATGAACAGTATGATTTTGCTTCAAGATACTTTGCGCCAAACTTAGGAATCAAAGAAGACCCTGTTACTGGTTTTATGCACACCATATTGACGCCTTACTGGGCAAACAGAAAAGGACAGGACTCCTTTAAAGCCCTTCAAGCTTCAAGCAGAAGTGGCGATCTTTGGCTCACTTTAAAAGGCGATCGAGTAGTAATAACCGGCAATGCGGTTAAAGTTTTTGAATCTAATTTTGACTTTTAG
- a CDS encoding peroxiredoxin gives MALNKGAKAPEFKLPSTSDENFVLRDNVPCIIYFYPKDFTPGCTEEACSFRDGFAELRGLDVAVFGISRDSISQHKKFKSAHNLPFELLSDANGNVCKAYDALIPVVKIPKRVTYLIDKELRIKAVYSDLFGAKKHLERMISELKVE, from the coding sequence ATGGCGTTAAACAAGGGTGCAAAAGCTCCAGAATTTAAGTTACCAAGCACAAGTGATGAGAACTTCGTTCTCAGGGATAACGTTCCTTGTATCATCTATTTTTACCCTAAAGATTTCACACCGGGCTGTACAGAAGAAGCGTGTAGTTTTCGAGATGGGTTTGCTGAGTTAAGAGGTTTGGATGTGGCCGTTTTTGGAATAAGCAGAGACTCCATAAGTCAACACAAAAAATTTAAAAGTGCTCACAACCTTCCATTTGAATTACTCAGCGACGCCAACGGAAATGTCTGTAAAGCATACGACGCTTTAATTCCTGTGGTAAAAATCCCTAAAAGAGTAACCTACTTAATAGATAAAGAACTCAGGATCAAAGCGGTGTACTCCGATCTATTTGGAGCTAAAAAACACTTAGAACGGATGATTTCAGAATTAAAAGTTGAATAA
- a CDS encoding ABC transporter ATP-binding protein: MNKPILSATKLTKSYSTLKVLNGVDLEVGGKEILSIVGASGAGKSTLLHILGTLDLSDGGDLLIDETRVADLSSQQLASFRNKKLGFVFQFHNLLPEFTALENVCLPGFIGGRPEKAVRSRATELLNSLGLGKRALHKPSELSGGEQQRVAVARSLINDPAIIFADEPSGNLDSKNAEELHKLFFKLRDDFDKTFVIVTHNPELAQMSDRKVEIADGVIASA; the protein is encoded by the coding sequence ATGAACAAACCCATACTTTCTGCAACAAAATTAACCAAGTCTTATTCGACGCTAAAGGTGTTAAATGGAGTTGATTTAGAGGTAGGTGGAAAAGAGATTCTTTCAATCGTTGGGGCTTCAGGAGCTGGTAAAAGTACACTCCTGCATATACTAGGAACACTCGATTTATCGGATGGCGGTGATCTACTGATAGATGAAACCAGAGTCGCCGATTTATCAAGTCAACAGCTGGCGAGTTTCAGAAATAAAAAGCTGGGTTTTGTTTTTCAGTTTCATAATCTACTACCTGAATTTACGGCTTTAGAAAATGTGTGTTTGCCTGGGTTTATTGGTGGTAGGCCAGAGAAAGCCGTCAGGTCAAGAGCAACAGAACTTTTGAATAGCCTCGGTTTGGGTAAACGTGCTTTACATAAGCCCTCTGAATTATCTGGAGGTGAGCAACAAAGAGTAGCGGTAGCCCGATCATTAATTAATGATCCCGCGATTATTTTTGCAGATGAGCCAAGCGGAAATTTAGATTCGAAAAATGCGGAAGAACTTCACAAGCTTTTCTTCAAGCTTCGTGATGATTTTGACAAGACATTCGTAATTGTCACGCACAACCCTGAATTAGCTCAAATGTCTGATCGGAAGGTAGAAATTGCAGATGGTGTTATCGCGTCCGCTTAG
- the pulA gene encoding type I pullulanase — protein sequence MKQILSSIILLFILLMSCDSIVTYESFDDFPVYEGNDLGATYSKSGTTFKMWSPEAQEVKLNLYSAGDGDNLVETFAMKKAKNGVWTFKIKGDVESSYYTYKVMQKGQWLQEKPDLYAEAVGVNGQRSMVVDLSTTDPKGWENDKRPAMKNYTDIILYELHIRDMSIHESSGAKNKGKYLAFTESGTKSPQNLTTGMDHMKELGITHAHLLPTFDHKSIDETRLDEAQYNWGYDPLNYNVPEGSFSTDPYDGKVRIREFKEMVKAFHDNGIRVILDVVYNHTGQTEDSNFNQLVPNYFYRQNLEGGFSDASACGNETASERYMMRKYMVESVKHWVNEYHLDGFRFDLMGIHDIETMNEVSAAVRAIDPTIFVYGEGWTAGASPLPSEQQALKANTYKMEKVSAFSDDLRDGLKGSVFEHEQRGFVSQGKGMKESIKFGIVASTQHPQLDYKAVNYSDAPWASEPSQTISYVSCHDNHTLYDRLKISNPEASEAELIQMHKLAETIVLTSQGVPFIHAGMEMLRTKNGEENSYQSPDEINQIDWNRKAEYIDLFNYYKALIALRKNHPAFRMPDTEMIQEHLEFIDTDGENFLGYQIKDNANGDSWKNILVLLNGSDLNKTIALPKGEWTLVNDGSQINESGIGRKRSGSLTVKARTPLILMKN from the coding sequence ATGAAGCAAATATTAAGTTCGATCATTCTATTATTCATTTTGCTAATGAGTTGTGATAGTATTGTGACTTATGAGAGTTTCGATGATTTCCCTGTTTACGAAGGAAATGATCTAGGCGCTACTTACTCAAAGTCGGGAACGACCTTTAAAATGTGGTCGCCCGAAGCACAGGAAGTGAAGTTGAACCTTTATAGCGCTGGGGATGGCGATAATTTAGTAGAGACTTTCGCGATGAAAAAAGCAAAGAATGGCGTTTGGACTTTCAAGATAAAGGGTGATGTAGAATCGAGTTATTACACTTACAAGGTGATGCAAAAAGGACAATGGCTTCAAGAAAAGCCAGACTTATATGCTGAAGCCGTTGGCGTAAACGGTCAACGATCCATGGTAGTAGACTTGAGTACCACTGACCCTAAAGGCTGGGAAAATGACAAACGACCAGCGATGAAGAATTATACCGACATCATTTTATACGAATTGCACATTAGGGACATGTCAATCCATGAGAGTTCTGGGGCAAAAAATAAAGGAAAGTATCTAGCCTTTACTGAAAGTGGTACGAAAAGCCCTCAAAATCTAACCACTGGCATGGATCATATGAAGGAATTGGGTATTACTCATGCTCATTTACTTCCAACGTTTGATCACAAATCAATTGATGAAACTAGACTTGACGAAGCGCAGTATAATTGGGGCTATGATCCGCTCAATTATAATGTTCCAGAAGGTAGTTTCTCGACTGATCCTTATGATGGGAAAGTGCGGATTAGAGAATTTAAGGAAATGGTAAAAGCCTTTCACGATAATGGTATCCGTGTGATTTTAGACGTGGTATACAACCACACAGGGCAGACTGAGGATTCAAATTTCAACCAACTCGTGCCGAATTATTTCTACAGACAAAACCTTGAAGGTGGTTTTTCTGATGCTTCGGCCTGCGGTAATGAAACGGCCTCAGAACGCTACATGATGCGCAAATACATGGTTGAATCTGTGAAACACTGGGTAAATGAATACCATTTAGATGGTTTTCGGTTCGATCTTATGGGTATTCATGACATTGAAACCATGAATGAAGTAAGTGCAGCCGTACGGGCAATTGATCCTACAATTTTTGTCTACGGTGAAGGTTGGACCGCCGGTGCTTCTCCACTACCCTCAGAACAGCAAGCGTTGAAAGCCAATACCTACAAAATGGAAAAGGTATCGGCGTTTAGCGACGACCTAAGAGATGGTTTAAAAGGAAGTGTCTTCGAGCATGAACAACGTGGTTTTGTAAGCCAAGGAAAAGGCATGAAAGAAAGTATCAAATTTGGAATAGTCGCTTCAACTCAACATCCACAGCTAGACTATAAAGCTGTGAATTACTCTGATGCACCTTGGGCTTCTGAACCTTCACAAACGATCAGCTACGTTTCGTGCCATGATAACCATACCTTATACGACAGATTAAAAATATCCAATCCAGAAGCTAGCGAAGCCGAACTTATTCAAATGCATAAACTGGCCGAAACGATCGTATTAACTTCTCAAGGGGTACCTTTTATACATGCCGGTATGGAAATGCTGAGAACTAAAAATGGTGAAGAAAACTCCTATCAATCGCCTGATGAAATTAACCAAATCGATTGGAATAGAAAGGCTGAATATATTGACCTATTCAACTACTACAAGGCATTAATTGCGCTAAGAAAAAACCATCCGGCCTTTAGAATGCCAGATACCGAAATGATTCAGGAACATCTAGAATTTATTGACACAGACGGTGAAAATTTTCTCGGTTACCAGATTAAGGACAATGCCAATGGAGATTCATGGAAGAACATATTAGTGTTGCTCAATGGATCAGATTTGAATAAAACGATCGCTTTACCAAAAGGTGAATGGACACTTGTCAATGATGGTAGTCAAATCAACGAATCAGGAATTGGTCGCAAAAGATCTGGTAGTCTTACCGTTAAAGCTCGTACACCTCTGATCTTGATGAAAAACTAA